In Humulus lupulus chromosome 7, drHumLupu1.1, whole genome shotgun sequence, the following are encoded in one genomic region:
- the LOC133789905 gene encoding uncharacterized protein LOC133789905 — MVNTPSTSRTKSQRPRAPSTQQPRERRRQQTPPTQLAHTPLERLQNIVSHWDDGECVNLGIESEVFDQDMSHCYIFKDDILQFARKEKIGQAVLVSYMRYISHK; from the exons atggttaac actccctctacaagtaggaccaaatcacaacgaccaagagctccatcaacacaacaacctcgagaaagaagacgacaacaaactcctccaacacaattggcccacactccattggaacgattacagaatatcgtatctcattgggatgatggcgagtgtgtcaatctaggcatagagtctgaagtttttgatcaggatatgtctcactgttatatatttaaggatgacatacttcagtttgctcgaaaggagaagattggacaagcagtactcgtcagctacatgaggtatatatctcacaaataa